GACCTCCCTTCTTGCTTTACTTTGACCAGTATAGTCTTCTGAAAGTTTACTCCTGCAAAGCTGACACTGTTAGTAGTAGGGTTGATTATTACCCTTGGCCGACCACCTTCAGGGCTGTAGGCTTGGACTGCTCTGTAACTTGATGAAGTGGAAAAAGCCCTGAAGCTGATAGGAAGCCACCTTGGTGAGAAGAGAGCATTCCAGGTCACCCTTTTGCTGGTGTCAGAATTACTGGGCGTCAGCTGTGTATGGAAGCTGGTGCTACGATCATCTCGAGCAGGGTTGTTGATCACCCACTGAGAACCCCAGGAAGTAGACAAATAATTCCTTGGTATAAAAAAGCTACAATTCACATCAAAATATTTGGCAAACACAAGGGGTGTAGTTGAATGAAACTGGAAAGCAAGGAAAAGTAAGTCATGGACTGAACTGTAATGCATGTTCATGATGGCAGACTGTTTCTGAATGCGGAACAAGTGTTGGGGGTCAATCATGGCATAACGAATAGATTTGAGAACAGTCTTCATTACTGTGACATCGGGGCGGTTCTTCTTTATCCATTCTTCAACTGCATAATAAATCTCCAGTTCGTTCTCCACAACCAGATCGGAGCGTTGAAGCAGGGCGACCATCAAGTCGTTGCTAATGGTTTGCCACTCATGGCTGAGAATGATGCTGGACATGTTCCAAGCCAGAAACCGCTTGCATCTTTCCTGTAGGTCTTCATTACCTATTCTGACTGAGTAATGATACCAACTGACCACATGGCCTTGGGGAAAGGCACTGGCAAGGTGTTGACTCATGTATTCAATGATGCCCTGCTGCAAGGCTGCAACACGGTACTTGGTGGCTAATTTATGCAATGGGACAACGTGATTCAAAAGGATGCTGACTTCACCACAGTACAAGTATCTGGTAAAACAAAGCACAAGTCTCCTGTTAAAAGTctattgctttatttttttttacccagaactAAAACTCAATGGTACCATGTACATCCAGTTATCTCTCCTCATTAGTGTGCCTGACACACACAacatctagaacagtggttctcaatataCCACTTTAGGTTTTCcctttgccattggtgctctgtgattagtaagggatttcttaagtcggaagggaaggttgagaatcactgctttagacccaattgctactgaaatattttgcttgagaaaaattgtcatggcccatttcctttggagttatgaaaccatgcacataacgagtcaattaggtacaattaaaacagtggttttcaaatttatttctttccacacacatcccaccttaagcaatcccttactaatcacagagcacctatggcattgggaatacttaaagtggtatgtgagtggaaagaaaaaaggttgacaaccaccgATCTAGAATAAAATTCGCAGGCTGCTTAATATGCCTGGTGTATCCCCATTTTAATTTATGATTTAAAATAGTTTGGGTGGGGATGAAGAATATAAGTGCTATGAAATCCAGTTCCTTGGCAAGTGATCTTTCTTATTTTACTTATTCATTTAACCATTTATTCATGGAGGTTCATGTGGAGGTTAAGGGCGGaagggttagcgtagcagttagcgcaacactgtaacTGCGCCAATGGCCAGGGTTCAATTCCGGCACTGTTTGTAGGGAGTTTCTATGTTGCCCCTGTTGTGTCaacgtgagtttcctccaggtgctccaatgtTTCAATAACTtatggggctgtaggtcaattgtgtggatcaggctcgtgggccaaaatgggccTGTTACTGGACTGTATACTTAAATCTTTTAGAAATATAGATAAAAGGGCGACacagttagtgtggtggttagcacGACACTGTTGCAGCGCTAGCGACCTGAGCcatggtttgaatcccacgctgtctgtaaggagtttacatgttctccccatgtctgcatgggtttcctctgggtgctccagttttctcccaccattcaaaacgcactggggttgtagatcaattggttataattgagcagcatggagtCATGGGTGGAAAGgggctgttatcgtgctgtatgtctaaaatttttaaaatgtataatgTTTCCACCTAAAGCATTTACGATGCTGAATTAGTCTTGGTGTCATTGTCAAATAGGTGAATAATGGAAACTGTAAACAAAATACAATGAATAATCAAGGACATGCCACTAATCCATGTGGGACATCATATTTCCGTTCTCATTACAATATTAGAAGGCGGCCATTTGGTCTATTGAGTCCATTGGCAGCAATTCCATCAGTTGCATTCCCCTTTACTTCCCTGTAATTTCTGTTTCTTAACATGCcctatctctttctttggcttggcttcgcggacgaagatttatggaggggtaaatgtccatgtcagctgcaggctcgtttgtggctgacaagtccgatgcgggacaggaattcacggttgcagcggttgcaggggaaaattggttggttggggttgggtgttgggtttttcctcctttgtcttttgtcagtgaggtggactctgcggtcttcttcaaaggaggttgctgcccgccgaactgtgagccgccaagatgcatggtttgaggcgatatc
This genomic window from Narcine bancroftii isolate sNarBan1 chromosome 3, sNarBan1.hap1, whole genome shotgun sequence contains:
- the btbd17b gene encoding BTB/POZ domain-containing protein 17 isoform X2 translates to MKHLNVLSFLRNYSEYYQTDSSQIIMIQPHFTSTKNVFAGNHKRYLYCGEVSILLNHVVPLHKLATKYRVAALQQGIIEYMSQHLASAFPQGHVVSWYHYSVRIGNEDLQERCKRFLAWNMSSIILSHEWQTISNDLMVALLQRSDLVVENELEIYYAVEEWIKKNRPDVTVMKTVLKSIRYAMIDPQHLFRIQKQSAIMNMHYSSVHDLLFLAFQFHSTTPLVFAKYFDVNCSFFIPRNYLSTSWGSQWVINNPARDDRSTSFHTQLTPSNSDTSKRVTWNALFSPRWLPISFRAFSTSSSYRAVQAYSPEGGRPRVIINPTTNSVSFAGVNFQKTILVKVKQEGRSYVKHVYNFHQSTEETGDFLLQADLQKRSSEYLIDNSLHLHIIIKPIYQSLIKAIK
- the btbd17b gene encoding BTB/POZ domain-containing protein 17 isoform X1; this translates as MRVVETMLFIKGPSEMRCLLLFATLILLSAIDEGAQKIDLTNENTIATINHSSILIDHLQGLLSKSNSSDITLKVFTGNSEEVKVFHAHHLLLVLQSDVFEDLLLNQSVTTLVLHETPECAVLFEKLLRYLYCGEVSILLNHVVPLHKLATKYRVAALQQGIIEYMSQHLASAFPQGHVVSWYHYSVRIGNEDLQERCKRFLAWNMSSIILSHEWQTISNDLMVALLQRSDLVVENELEIYYAVEEWIKKNRPDVTVMKTVLKSIRYAMIDPQHLFRIQKQSAIMNMHYSSVHDLLFLAFQFHSTTPLVFAKYFDVNCSFFIPRNYLSTSWGSQWVINNPARDDRSTSFHTQLTPSNSDTSKRVTWNALFSPRWLPISFRAFSTSSSYRAVQAYSPEGGRPRVIINPTTNSVSFAGVNFQKTILVKVKQEGRSYVKHVYNFHQSTEETGDFLLQADLQKRSSEYLIDNSLHLHIIIKPIYQSLIKAIK